A stretch of DNA from Candidatus Binataceae bacterium:
CCGCGCGTGGTGCCGATGCCGATTACGTCGGTGGCGCACTTCTTCACCTACATTCTCAAGCTCCCGATCAACATCATGCAGGGCGTCGGCCAGAGCGTCGGCGGCAACGGCAAAGGCGGCGGACCAAGTCCCGACGGCGGCGGCGGTCCTTCGGCGAACTGAGCGTGATCGTCGGCGCCGGAATATGAGTCGAAGCCCGACGCTCATTGTGTTCTGCCGCGAGCCGATTCCCGGGCGCACCAAGACCCGGCTGATTCCGCGGCTGGGCGGCAAATCGGCCGCTGCGCTCGCGGACGCATTTATCGCCGATACCCTGGCGAAATGCGCGACCCTTGGTCCGGCGCGACTCGTGATCGCCGCCAGCGCTGCCGCCGACACGCGGCGCAGCCCCTATTTTCGGCATCTCGCGCATCGCTGCGGCGCCGAAGTTATCGACCAGGGCGGGGGGAACCTCGGCACGCGGATGGCGCGCGCGCTCACCCCCTATTGTCGCGATGGCGCCGTCCTCCTCGGCACTGACACGCCGACATTGCCGAGCCGGCTGCTGGCGCGCAGTGTCGCTCTGCTGCGGCGAGCTCCGGTGGTCCTCGCTCCGAGCCTCGACGGCGGCTACTACCTGGTGGGCGCACGCGGCGCGCTGCCCGACATCTTTCACGGCATAAGGTGGGGTGGGAGACGCGTGCTGGCGCAGACGGTAGCGCGGATGCGCCGTCGCCGCGTCCGTTACGCGCTCGGACCCGGATGGTACGACGTCGACCGCTGGAGCGACGTCCTTCTGCTGGCCGCGCATCTCGAACTGCTACACGCGCGCGGAGATCGGGCGACGCCGTGCCCGGCGACGGCGGGCGTTCTGCGCCGGCTTGGACTGCTGGCCGACGGCCGCTAAAGTACAGGCGCGGAGCAGGATCGATGCGTGCGGCGCAAGCAAGAATCGCCCTTGTCACCGCCGGCGACGAGCGCCAGGCGCGCGCCATCGCACGCACGCTGGTCGACCAACGACTCGCGGCCTGCGTCAATATCGTCGGCCCGATCCGCTCGGTTTATCGTTGGCGCGACTCCGTCGAGGACGAGCCCGAGTATCTGTTGATCATCAAGACGCGCGCGGCCCTGCTCGGGCGCCTCGAGCGCCGCGTCGCCGAGCTTCACAATTACGAAGTGCCGGAGGTCCTGGCGCTCGCGCCCGCCGCCGGTTCCGCCCCGTATCTCCGCTGGCTCTTTGAATCGACCGCGCCGCAACCGCGCTCGGCGGGTGCGATGCGGCGCGCGCCCATACGCAAGGCCGCTCGCCGCGCCTAGCAGACTCCACGATGTTCCGCGAAGCAATTCAGAGGATGGCGCCGTACGTGCCGGGCGAACAGCCGCGGCCTGGCGAGCACCTGGTAAAGCTCAACACCAACGAGAATCCCTATCCGCCCTCGCCGCGGGTGCGGCGCGCGGTCGCGCACGCAGTGCTCGGAAGCGCGCTGAAGCTCTATCCGGCACCGCAGGCCGACGACTTCGTCGCGGCCGCCGCGCGCCGCTTCGGCGTGCTGCCGCGAATGATTCTCGCGGGCAACGGCTCGGACGAATTGCTCGCGATGCTCTTCCGCGCAACGCTCGGACCGGGCGACCGGGTCGCGTGGGCAACGCCGACCTATTCGCTATACGACACGCTCGCCGCCGTCCAGGAAGCGCACGCGATCACGCCGCCGCTCGGCCCCAATTTCGAACTGCCGTTCGAGGCGCTGGTGCGGGCGCGCGCGCGGCTCACGATCGTGTGCAATCCGAACTCGCCGTCGGGCACGCTTACGCCGCGCCGCACGTTGGAGCGGCTGGCGCGGCGGCTTCGACCGCGCCTGCTCGCGATCGACGAGGCCTACGTGGACTTCGCCGAGGAAAATGCGCTCAGCCTGGTGCGCCGGCTGCCCAACGTGCTCGTGCTGCGCTCGCTGTCGAAGTCGTATTCGCTCGCCGGTATGCGCCTGGGACTGTGCTTCGCGCACCCGGCGATTGTCGAGCAACTGCGCAAGGTCAAGGATTCCTACAACCTCAGCCGTGTCGCGATCGCCGCCGGGGCCGCCGCGCTCGACGACGAGGCCTGGATGCGCCGCAACGTCGAGCGCGTCAAGCGCACGCGCGCGGCGGTCGTCGAGCGCCTGCGCCGGATGGGCTTCGAGGTTCCGCCGTCGAGCGCGAACTTCGTGCTCGCGCGGATGGCGGGGCGCGACCTCGGACCACTGGCCGCCGCGCTGCGCCGGCGCGGAATCCTGGTGCGCTATTTCCGTTCGTGGCCCGACGCGCTGCGCATCTCAATCGGAACGCCGGCCGAGATGGGCGCATTGTTCAAAGCGCTCGAGCCGCTGGCCGCCGCGTTCGCCCCTGCGCCGAGCAACGGCCGCGCGCGCTCCTAGGGCGCGATGGGCGCGGGGGATGCGACGCGATGAGCCGGCTCGGGCGAATCGTTGCCGCCTTCCGCTCGGCAGGCGCGCGCAAGGAGAGCGCGTCGGCCGAGCCGCGCTCGCACGCGCGATGGGTCGTCGCGGGGCTCGGCAATCCGGGCGAACAGTACCACTGGTCGCGCCATAACATCGGTTTCCTCGTCGTCGAACATATGGCCGATTCTCGCGGTGCCAGGTTCCATCGGCGCAAGTTCAAGGGGCTGCTTGCCGAGGTGCGCGTGGACGGCCAGGAGACGCTGCTCGTCAAGCCGCAGACGTACTACAACCTCAGCGGCGATTGCCTGGCCGCGGTGCTGGGTTACTACAAGATTCCGCCCGAACGGCTGATCGTGGTCCACGACGACCTCGACCTCAACTTCGGGCAGCTCCGGCTCAAGCGCGGCGGCAGCGACGCCGGCAACCGCGGCGTGCGCTCGATCGCCGCCTCGCTGGATACGCCTGAATTTATCCGGGTACGCGTCGGAATCGGGCATCAGGCACGCGACGAGGATGCCAAGGACTACGTGCTGCACGTCGTACGCGGGCGTCAGCGCCAGGAATACGAAGCCGTCATTGCGCGCGCCGCCGAGGCGGTCGAAGCCATAATCGCAACCGGCCTCGAGCGCGCGATGAACACCTACAATCAGCGCGCCTAGCCGTCGTGCCTACACCGGCGCCTGCTTCGTCGGCATCGGCGCGAGCGACCCGCGATGGCCCCAAATGCTGGGGGCCTCGTGCTTTTGCACCTGCCAGGTCGCGTCGTCAACCACTCGCGCGCCCCATCCGTACTCGACCTCGAAGCCCGACGGCGAGCGCAGGTAGAACGACATCATGTGGTCGTTCGTATGCCTGCCGAGTGTGCCCGAGATTTCGATTCCGCGATCCTGGCAAAGATAGTAAGTCGAGCCGACGTCGTCGACGCTGCGCGTCTGGAGCATGAAGTGCATCAGGCGCTTCCTTGCCGGAATCACGCCAAAGGCGATCGAGTGATGACGCGGGTTGCAGTGCATGAAGGTGAGGCTCAGCGACTGGCCGCTGCGATGCGAGCGCATGTCGATGAAGTCGCTGATCCGCATGCCGAGCAGGTCACGGTAGAAGTGCAGGCTGCGTGCCGCATCGTCCACCCGCACCACGATGTGGCCCATCCCCTGCTCGCCGGTGACGAAGCCCGAAATCGCGCGCGGCGACTTGAACGGCTGTTCGAAGTTCATCAGCGGGCCGAAGTAGATTTCGGTCGGGACGCCGCTGGGATCTCTAAGCTTGATGAGACCGACCACCCGCCGCGCGCGAGTCTCTTCGGGCGTAGCTTCGGCGACCTCGACGCCGCCGGCGCTTAGGCGCCGGCGGATTTCGTCGAGCGCCGGCTGGTCGCGCACTTCCCATCCGACGAACGCGACATCGTCGGGGCCGCCGGGCAGAAGGATAAAGCGATGGTGATATTCATCCATCCGCAGGAACATCGAGCCGTCGGAGTCGGTGCCGTTGACCTGGAGGCCGAGCACTTCGCTGGCAAAGTGCTCCCATCGCGCAAGCTCGCTCACGCCGATACCCAGATATCCGAGTTGTGTGACGCTCGCCATCTCGGTCCTCCCTTGCGCTCGGCTTGGCTGGCTCGTCCATCCGGCACGCCGCGCGGCCTGTGGCCTCAATCCTAGCGCCAATGCGTGGCAAATCCAGCGCCGCTTATCGCGCGATCAATGCACGGAACTTTCGCGATAGCGGTCGAGCAGGTTAAGCAGCGCGTGCACGGTTTCGGTCACCGGCACCGGAATACCGCGGCGGCGGGCAGCGCGGATCACTGCGCCGGTAAGCGCGTCATGCTCCAGCCGCTTGCCGCGTTCGAGGTCCTGCAAGGTGGAGGGCCTGACCGCGCGCAGTTGGGTAAACGAACGGCCGATCTGGCGCTCGATGTCCGCCTCGCTTAGTTCGGCGCCCTCGGCGCGCGCCACCGCCACGATTTCGCGCATCAGGGCGCGCACGGTTGCCAGCCCTTCGGGCGTGTCGATCACGTCCCCGACGCATCGGCGGCTCAGCGCCGTCACCGGGTTGAAGGCCCCGTTCCACAACAGCTTCTCCCAGCGCAGCATGCGCATGCGGGGGGTCAGCTCACCGAGAATTCCGGCGCGCTCGAAGACGGCGGCGACGCGGCGCGCGCGCTCGCCGAGGCGCCCGTCGAGCGGCCCGAACTGAATCACGCCGGTCGTTATGTGGATCAGCTTGCCCGGCGCGGCCAACTCCGCATTGACGCGCGCGTTACCCGCCATCACCGCGTCGGCGCCGAAGATACCGGCCAGAACGGCCTCGTTCTCGACGCCGTTCTGGAGCGTGAGCACGGTTGCCTGCGGCGCGAGACATCCGGCGAGCTCCCGGGCGGCGTCTTCGGTGTCGTAGGTTTTGACGCAGAACAGGACCAGGTCGTAGGGAGCGAATTCGGCCGGACGCGAAGTCGCGGTGACGCGCAGGCTGAAATCGCCCTTGAAGCTTTTAACCTCCAGTCCGCCTTCGCGGAGCACGCGCAGGTTCTCGCCACGCGCACAAAATACCACCTCCTCGCCCGCCTGTTGCAGCCGCGCGCCGTAATAGGCGCCGACGGCGCCCGCGCCCATCACCAGGATCTTCATCGTGCACCGCGTTAGCTCGTTGGAAGCCCGTCCGCCGCCGTCTATAGCACGGGCGGCTTTCCCGCGGCCATCCCGCTTCCGATTCCACGGCGCGGGCGCAACAATGAGGTCGTCGGCAACGCGGCGGTATCAGGGGCGAGCACCATGGCGGCGGACATCACGATTCGGCCCGCAATTCGCGGGGACCTCGCTGCAATCACCGAGATCTACAATTATTTTATTCGGAATACCCCGATCACCTTCGACGTTGAGCCCTACACCGTCGAAACGCGCACACCATGGTTCGACGGCTTCGCCGGCGGTGGGCGCTATCGGCTGTTCGTCGCCGAGCAGGCGGGCGTTGTGGTCGCCTACGCCGGCTCGATGCCGTTCCATCACAAGCGCGCGTATGAGACCTCGGTGGAGACCACAATCTACTGCGCGTCCGGGATGGAAGGCCGGGGAGTCGGCACTCGGTTGTACGAGGCGCTGTTCGACGCGATCGGCGGCCAGGACATCCATCGCGCGATGGCCGGAATCACGCTGCCCAATGCGGCCTCGGTCGCGCTTCACCGACGCTTCGGCTTCACACAGGTGGCGCTGTTCACCGAAAACGGTCGCAAGTTCGGCCGCTACTGGGACGTCGCCTGGTTCGAGAAGCCTTTCGGCGGCACTTCATAGTCGCCAAAGGCAACGGCGGCGCCGGCCAAGGGAGCCAGCGCCGCCGCGCCGTGTGATCCGATTTGACTGTCCGGCCTAGATGCCGAGGTGGTAGAGCTCGGCGACGTTGTCGTGCAGCACCCAGTTCTTCTCTTCCTCGCTCATGTGCGCGGTATGCTTC
This window harbors:
- the cutA gene encoding divalent-cation tolerance protein CutA — translated: MRAAQARIALVTAGDERQARAIARTLVDQRLAACVNIVGPIRSVYRWRDSVEDEPEYLLIIKTRAALLGRLERRVAELHNYEVPEVLALAPAAGSAPYLRWLFESTAPQPRSAGAMRRAPIRKAARRA
- the bphC gene encoding biphenyl-2,3-diol 1,2-dioxygenase; its protein translation is MASVTQLGYLGIGVSELARWEHFASEVLGLQVNGTDSDGSMFLRMDEYHHRFILLPGGPDDVAFVGWEVRDQPALDEIRRRLSAGGVEVAEATPEETRARRVVGLIKLRDPSGVPTEIYFGPLMNFEQPFKSPRAISGFVTGEQGMGHIVVRVDDAARSLHFYRDLLGMRISDFIDMRSHRSGQSLSLTFMHCNPRHHSIAFGVIPARKRLMHFMLQTRSVDDVGSTYYLCQDRGIEISGTLGRHTNDHMMSFYLRSPSGFEVEYGWGARVVDDATWQVQKHEAPSIWGHRGSLAPMPTKQAPV
- the hisC gene encoding histidinol-phosphate transaminase, whose protein sequence is MFREAIQRMAPYVPGEQPRPGEHLVKLNTNENPYPPSPRVRRAVAHAVLGSALKLYPAPQADDFVAAAARRFGVLPRMILAGNGSDELLAMLFRATLGPGDRVAWATPTYSLYDTLAAVQEAHAITPPLGPNFELPFEALVRARARLTIVCNPNSPSGTLTPRRTLERLARRLRPRLLAIDEAYVDFAEENALSLVRRLPNVLVLRSLSKSYSLAGMRLGLCFAHPAIVEQLRKVKDSYNLSRVAIAAGAAALDDEAWMRRNVERVKRTRAAVVERLRRMGFEVPPSSANFVLARMAGRDLGPLAAALRRRGILVRYFRSWPDALRISIGTPAEMGALFKALEPLAAAFAPAPSNGRARS
- the pth gene encoding aminoacyl-tRNA hydrolase, whose translation is MSRLGRIVAAFRSAGARKESASAEPRSHARWVVAGLGNPGEQYHWSRHNIGFLVVEHMADSRGARFHRRKFKGLLAEVRVDGQETLLVKPQTYYNLSGDCLAAVLGYYKIPPERLIVVHDDLDLNFGQLRLKRGGSDAGNRGVRSIAASLDTPEFIRVRVGIGHQARDEDAKDYVLHVVRGRQRQEYEAVIARAAEAVEAIIATGLERAMNTYNQRA
- a CDS encoding GNAT family N-acetyltransferase: MAADITIRPAIRGDLAAITEIYNYFIRNTPITFDVEPYTVETRTPWFDGFAGGGRYRLFVAEQAGVVVAYAGSMPFHHKRAYETSVETTIYCASGMEGRGVGTRLYEALFDAIGGQDIHRAMAGITLPNAASVALHRRFGFTQVALFTENGRKFGRYWDVAWFEKPFGGTS
- a CDS encoding TIGR04282 family arsenosugar biosynthesis glycosyltransferase, giving the protein MSRSPTLIVFCREPIPGRTKTRLIPRLGGKSAAALADAFIADTLAKCATLGPARLVIAASAAADTRRSPYFRHLAHRCGAEVIDQGGGNLGTRMARALTPYCRDGAVLLGTDTPTLPSRLLARSVALLRRAPVVLAPSLDGGYYLVGARGALPDIFHGIRWGGRRVLAQTVARMRRRRVRYALGPGWYDVDRWSDVLLLAAHLELLHARGDRATPCPATAGVLRRLGLLADGR
- a CDS encoding 2-dehydropantoate 2-reductase, which gives rise to MKILVMGAGAVGAYYGARLQQAGEEVVFCARGENLRVLREGGLEVKSFKGDFSLRVTATSRPAEFAPYDLVLFCVKTYDTEDAARELAGCLAPQATVLTLQNGVENEAVLAGIFGADAVMAGNARVNAELAAPGKLIHITTGVIQFGPLDGRLGERARRVAAVFERAGILGELTPRMRMLRWEKLLWNGAFNPVTALSRRCVGDVIDTPEGLATVRALMREIVAVARAEGAELSEADIERQIGRSFTQLRAVRPSTLQDLERGKRLEHDALTGAVIRAARRRGIPVPVTETVHALLNLLDRYRESSVH